One genomic region from Nymphalis io chromosome 18, ilAglIoxx1.1, whole genome shotgun sequence encodes:
- the LOC126775670 gene encoding zinc metalloproteinase nas-13-like → MALSYLLLNLILITGYNGLPVEDDSLVIVIDETENSIDDGDVIDLTGLEPNAFGYPKNESGEAVANWTESSLMNPEEMGKYAEGDILIPQYTRNGVRDRALLWENGIIPYTIEKHFNQEQRDTIMRAIADYHRLTCLRFVPYKGQSDYIAIKSANTGCWSSVGRLGGRQEVNLQAPGCLSKKGTVLHELLHAVGFFHEQSRPERDNFVKINYNNIKTGAENNFKKADPKRSSDYGISYDYNSVMHYSEYAFSKNSQKTIEPKISGVTLGQREGLSRGDVKKINNMYNCKKEEPQTGWVGSIWQSLFGDKSKTLP, encoded by the exons ATGGCACTtagttatttactattaaatttaatattaattactggtTACAACGGCCTTCCGGTAGAAGATGATTCCTTGGTTATCGTTATCGATGAAACTGAAAACAGTATAGACGACGGTGACGTAATTGATCTCACTGGGTTAGAACCAAATGCTTTTGGATACCCTAAGAACGAAAGTG gtGAAGCCGTCGCGAATTGGACGGAGTCATCTCTAATGAATCCTGAAGAAATGGGAAAGTATGCGGAGGGGGACATATTGATTCCCCAATATACAAGAAATGGTGTTCGCGATCGGGCGTTATTGTGGGAGAATGGAATTATTCCCTATACTATTGAAAAACATTTCA ACCAGGAGCAACGTGATACAATAATGAGAGCTATCGCGGACTATCACAGACTGACATGTCTCCGCTTCGTCCCTTACAAAGGTCAAAGTGATTACATCGCAATCAAGAGTGCGAACACTGGCTGCTGGTCTAGTGTTGGACGACTtg GTGGTCGTCAAGAGGTGAATTTGCAGGCACCAGGCTGTTTGTCAAAAAAAGGGACGGTTTTACATGAACTGTTACATGCTGTGGGATTCTTTCACGAGCAGAGTCGACCGGAAAGAGataattttgtgaaaattaattataataacataaaaactg gtgccgaaaataattttaaaaaagccgATCCGAAACGTTCAAGTGACTACGGTATATCCTATGATTACAACAGTGTAATGCACTATTCTGAATATGCTTTTTCAAAAAATTCCCAAAAAACAATTGAACCTAAG ATCAGTGGAGTAACGCTCGGCCAAAGAGAAGGCTTGAGCAGAGGagacgttaaaaaaataaacaacatgtaCAATTGTAAAAAGGA GGAACCACAAACTGGATGGGTGGGATCGATATGGCAAAGTTTATTCGGGGATAAATCGAAAACATTACCTTga